In Campylobacterota bacterium, one DNA window encodes the following:
- a CDS encoding sodium-dependent bicarbonate transport family permease: protein MDGNIIITNLTNPPILFFLLGMGASFLRVDLEIPKSLAKFLSLYLLLVIGFHGGVELSKAGITLNIMRTIMVAIGASILTPFYTFFILRKKVKIHDAAAIAATYGAGSAVTFVTAANFLYSLNIPFGGYMVAAMALIESPAIMSGLYLYHVYNPQKQEKKSAQQAHAMREIFLNSSVYLMLGSLLVGIIAGEHGFTALKPFTSDIFKGMLSFFMLDMGIIAAKRMWELKANSLFLSCFALCIPLINAITIITLSYLLGISKGNCLLLCASCASASYIAVPAVMRLIIPEASPGIYIPMALGITFPFNIAFGLPLYFYIISKVLS, encoded by the coding sequence ATGGACGGAAATATTATAATTACTAATCTGACCAATCCCCCAATCCTTTTCTTCCTTCTTGGGATGGGTGCATCATTTTTACGTGTTGATTTAGAAATACCCAAGTCACTTGCAAAATTTTTGTCACTCTATCTATTACTTGTTATCGGTTTTCATGGAGGCGTAGAGCTGAGTAAGGCGGGCATAACGCTCAACATCATGCGCACCATCATGGTGGCTATCGGGGCATCAATTCTAACCCCATTTTATACCTTTTTCATTTTACGAAAAAAAGTAAAAATACATGATGCTGCAGCAATCGCGGCAACATACGGAGCAGGGAGTGCGGTAACATTTGTAACCGCTGCAAACTTTTTGTATTCACTCAACATACCGTTTGGTGGTTACATGGTTGCAGCTATGGCCCTGATTGAGTCACCCGCCATCATGTCTGGGCTTTACCTTTATCACGTCTATAATCCACAAAAACAAGAAAAAAAATCTGCTCAGCAGGCTCATGCTATGCGTGAAATTTTTTTGAACTCGTCAGTATATCTTATGCTCGGCAGCCTTCTTGTGGGTATAATTGCCGGCGAACATGGATTTACAGCACTCAAGCCATTTACCAGCGATATCTTCAAAGGCATGCTCAGTTTTTTCATGCTCGATATGGGAATTATAGCCGCAAAAAGAATGTGGGAGCTGAAGGCCAATAGCCTTTTCCTTTCCTGCTTTGCTCTTTGTATTCCGCTAATCAATGCCATAACAATTATCACACTTTCATACCTACTTGGTATCAGCAAAGGCAATTGTCTTCTATTGTGCGCCTCATGCGCTAGCGCTTCTTACATCGCTGTACCAGCCGTTATGCGTCTGATCATCCCTGAAGCAAGCCCTGGAATTTACATTCCAATGGCACTGGGAATCACCTTCCCATTCAACATAGCATTCGGGTTGCCATTGTATTTTTATATTATTAGCAAAGTCTTGTCATAG
- the frr gene encoding ribosome recycling factor, translating into MKEIAFSEGDNKSFEKLLRTDMEKPVEHFKKELASLRTGRATIALLENIRVECYGQLMTLREVATLGAPESRLLTIQPWDKSIIGEIEKAIATSDLGAAPINDGELVRIQLPQMSASRRDELVKLVGKKTEEAKIGIRNVRKEFHNELRDAEKKRIISEDFAKKLSELLQKVTDEFIKTIDGIHDKKEAEIKTV; encoded by the coding sequence ATGAAAGAAATTGCATTTTCAGAAGGTGATAACAAAAGCTTTGAAAAGCTTCTACGCACAGATATGGAAAAACCAGTTGAACACTTTAAGAAGGAACTGGCATCGCTGCGCACCGGACGTGCTACTATTGCACTCCTTGAAAACATTCGCGTTGAATGTTACGGGCAATTAATGACGCTGCGTGAGGTGGCAACACTGGGAGCTCCTGAGAGCCGTTTACTTACCATTCAACCGTGGGATAAAAGCATTATCGGTGAAATTGAAAAAGCAATTGCAACATCAGATCTTGGCGCTGCACCAATCAACGATGGCGAGCTTGTTCGCATTCAACTACCACAAATGAGTGCATCTCGTCGTGATGAGCTGGTTAAGCTTGTTGGTAAAAAAACCGAAGAAGCAAAAATAGGCATCCGTAACGTTCGTAAAGAATTTCATAACGAACTCAGAGATGCTGAAAAAAAACGCATTATCTCAGAAGATTTTGCCAAAAAGCTCAGTGAACTTTTACAAAAAGTAACTGATGAGTTCATCAAGACAATTGATGGGATTCACGACAAAAAAGAAGCTGAAATTAAAACCGTATAG
- a CDS encoding UMP kinase has protein sequence MERILLKLSGTIFSPRKDGEIPARAIAQQIKTLSQTHQVSVVIGGGNFFRARSQGVQFGLQQPTADTIGMLATVSNGLMLHDFLAQLDVSSCLLSALPLPSIAPQVGPQSLRLALESNQVIIFIGGTGNPFFTTDTTAVMRSLQVGAKQLWKGTNVDYVYDGDPNKNKKSKALKTLTHQEGLDLKLGIMDLTAISLAQEYNLPIRVFNVFNDNALEHAANNPTYGSIITTEDK, from the coding sequence ATGGAACGTATACTGCTCAAACTGAGTGGCACTATTTTTTCACCACGCAAAGATGGTGAGATTCCTGCTCGTGCAATTGCTCAGCAAATTAAAACACTGAGCCAAACACATCAGGTTAGCGTTGTCATTGGTGGCGGCAATTTTTTTAGAGCTCGCAGCCAAGGCGTACAATTTGGCTTGCAACAACCAACGGCTGACACCATTGGAATGTTGGCAACCGTGAGCAATGGCCTCATGCTCCATGATTTTTTGGCACAGCTTGATGTTAGCTCCTGTTTGCTTTCTGCACTGCCACTGCCAAGCATTGCTCCTCAAGTTGGGCCACAAAGCCTTCGGCTCGCACTGGAAAGCAATCAGGTCATAATCTTCATTGGTGGCACCGGCAATCCGTTTTTCACGACTGACACTACCGCTGTTATGCGCAGCCTACAGGTGGGCGCAAAACAACTGTGGAAAGGAACAAACGTCGACTACGTCTATGATGGTGATCCCAATAAAAACAAAAAGAGTAAAGCACTTAAAACATTAACGCATCAAGAAGGGCTCGATTTAAAACTCGGCATTATGGATCTGACTGCAATCAGTCTGGCCCAAGAATATAACCTACCAATCCGTGTTTTTAATGTTTTTAACGACAATGCACTTGAGCATGCTGCAAACAACCCAACATACGGTTCAATAATTACAACCGAAGATAAGTAA
- a CDS encoding elongation factor Ts: protein MSKITMDLVKELREKTQVGMMDCKKALTEADGDLEKAIELLRKKGAAVAAKRSENTADNGRVEGYVADDFTSGSLVHVTCETDFSANTTDMQNFGQAIAQHINEKNPADVEALNKQPMFNNEAMTVQDQLNELCAKICENIQVGSFVRYQVEGNGVVNNYIHAGSTVGALVELATDKPVGEHAQTVAQAAKDICMQIAVTKPMCITPDQLDSSVVEKERDIAREQLKASGKPDNILEKIIDGKLKKFYQDVCLLHQAFIKDDKKSIEEYLKEIGRTTGLNISIKRFVRFGVGR, encoded by the coding sequence ATGTCTAAAATTACCATGGATCTGGTTAAAGAATTACGCGAGAAAACACAAGTTGGCATGATGGACTGCAAAAAAGCATTAACCGAAGCTGACGGCGATCTTGAAAAAGCAATTGAGCTGCTTCGTAAAAAAGGTGCCGCCGTTGCTGCAAAACGATCTGAAAACACCGCTGATAACGGACGCGTTGAAGGATACGTTGCTGACGACTTTACCTCTGGTAGTCTTGTACACGTCACTTGCGAAACAGACTTTTCTGCAAACACTACAGACATGCAAAACTTTGGACAGGCAATTGCACAACACATTAACGAGAAAAATCCTGCAGATGTTGAAGCGCTCAACAAGCAGCCAATGTTTAATAATGAAGCGATGACCGTACAAGATCAACTTAACGAGCTGTGTGCAAAAATTTGCGAAAACATTCAGGTTGGCTCATTTGTCCGCTACCAAGTTGAAGGTAATGGCGTTGTTAACAACTACATTCACGCAGGCTCAACCGTTGGCGCACTTGTTGAACTTGCAACTGACAAGCCAGTTGGCGAGCACGCACAAACTGTAGCACAAGCAGCAAAAGACATTTGCATGCAAATTGCTGTAACCAAACCTATGTGCATTACACCAGACCAACTCGACAGTTCAGTTGTAGAAAAAGAACGTGACATTGCACGCGAACAACTTAAAGCAAGCGGTAAACCAGATAATATTCTCGAAAAAATTATTGACGGAAAACTTAAAAAGTTTTACCAAGATGTTTGCCTTCTTCACCAAGCATTTATCAAAGATGATAAAAAAAGCATTGAAGAATACCTTAAAGAAATTGGTCGTACAACTGGCCTGAATATTTCTATCAAACGTTTTGTTCGCTTTGGTGTTGGTCGCTAA